From Scomber japonicus isolate fScoJap1 chromosome 22, fScoJap1.pri, whole genome shotgun sequence, one genomic window encodes:
- the LOC128383867 gene encoding phospholipid scramblase 2-like, which translates to MSAPGYQPPYPMAPYPSPGGYGDPSQAPPPGFNMGYNQNVPPVMYQPGPVGPGPVPGQEYGAPPAQAPGQEYGGAAPTMAPAMAAVGVPPGLEYLTQIDQILIHQKVELLEAFIGFETNNQYEIKNSLGQKIYKAKEKNDCCTRNCCGSLRSFDMKIKDNMDREVIRLVRPFRCVSCWCPCCLQELEVQAPPGTTVGYVKQDWHPCLPKFSIQGANKETLMKLEGPCFACNCCGDVNFELKSKADKTIGRISKQWSGLLKEVFTDTDNFGIQFPMDLDVKMKAVLMGACFLIDFMFFEKVGEANQRSTVFS; encoded by the exons ATGTCTGCCCCTG GTTACCAGCCACCCTATCCTATGGCCCCTTATCCAAGTCCTGGGGGGTATGGAGACCCCAGTCAAGCCCCTCCACCAGGCTTCAACATGGGCTATAATCAAAACGTGCCTCCTGTCATGTATCAGCCAGGGCCAGTGGGGCCTGGTCCGGTTCCAGGGCAGGAGTATGGTGCGCCTCCTGCCCAAGCTCCAGGGCAGGAGTATGGTGGGGCTGCACCAACGATGGCCCCAGCCATGGCTGCTGTCGGAGTCCCACCAGGGCTTGAATACCTCACACAG ATTGACCAAATTCTGATCCACCAAAAAGTTGAACTTCTAGAAG CATTCATCGGGTTCGAGACCAACAACCAGTACGAGATAAAGAACAGCCTTGGCCAGAAGATCTACAAGGCCAAAGAAAAGAACGACTGCTGCACCAGGAACTGCTGCGGCTCGCTGCGCAGCTTCGACATGAAGATCAAGGACAACATGGACAGAGAGGTCATCCGCCTCGTACGGCCTTTCCGCTGTGTCTCCTGCTGGTGTCCCTGCTGCCTGCAAGAG TTGGAGGTCCAGGCACCGCCAGGCACCACCGTTGGTTATGTCAAACAGGACTGGCACCCTTGCCTGCCAAAATTCTCCATCCAGGGAGCCAACAAAGAGACCCTGATGAAACTGGAGGGTCCCTGCTTCGCCTGCAACTGCTGCGGGGACGTGAACTTTGAG CTGAAGTCTAAAGCTGACAAAACCATCGGTCGCATCAGCAAGCAGTGGAGTGGCCTTTTGAAGGAGGTCTTCACAGACACGGACAACTTCGGCATCCAGTTCCCCATGGACTTGGACGTGAAGATGAAAGCTGTGCTCATGGGAGCCTGCTTCCTCATT GATTTCATGTTCTTCGAGAAGGTCGGGGAGGCAAACCAGCGCAGCACTGTGTTTTCATAA